Within the Miscanthus floridulus cultivar M001 chromosome 2, ASM1932011v1, whole genome shotgun sequence genome, the region ATAAAGGAAAGATAAGGTCACTAAGTAGCCATGAGCAATTTTCTACCTGTTATTGGATGCGTCTTAAGATGGACTTGAGAAATTCATTGTTCATTATCTGACAGTTCTAACAAGTAGTACCGGTTTGTGGTGATGtggtgaatttttttatttttaatcaatCATCAAATACATGCTGAAGACACTTAAAAAGATGCATAATGTTGTTGAAAAACACCGATTTCATCTTCAATCTGTGGATAGGGAGAATTCACTGGACCAACGCCACCGCGTCATGGTCTTCAAGAATATATGCAAGAACTATTTTCTCATTTATAAAACAATTAATCTTAGACTGAAGTCAGAAACATAATAGCATTCTCATGCTAATTAAAATAGGCTTACACTCAATAGAAAAATGTCAATAGTTGCTAATTTTTGTAGTAAGCAAAACTATAATGCAGCCTTGCAAGCTGAAGACACCTCTAAAACTTAATTATGAACAGGCATCACCCGTATACCAATAAACAATGCACTTTATTATTACATTGCTTTTCTATACAACAGTAGTACTCTTCATGGCTTTTATGTTGAAGACACAAAAAAAATGAGGGGCATTTAGACACGCAGGAAACTTTTCAGGGATTCAGTTGCTGGCAAGGGTTTCCTTTTATCTCATTCCGATGATGGTTCATGGTAATTGATTTAGTTCAAGGGGTGTTTGGAACACGAGTATTCCTATCACAGGAATCATAACACATGCAAGTTATAACAAATCATTAGCGCTTAATGATATATTTATTAACCTATTATTTTCCTTCCTGTCCAGCGCTATGGTTCCGAAGCCCAACCTCATTCAGCATCAGCATTACGGCCCCGCCTCATTCATTTGCGGCGCTACAGGAGGTCGCCTTTGGCGGAGCGCCGACACCGATGCATGTTTTGCTGCCGTGGTTGGATCACGGAGTTGTGCATGGCCAATAAAGACGGCGACCTCATCCCCATCGGGAGGTGCTTTGATGGTGGCTTCATGCAGCTCGAGCTTGCCGCTGCTGCGCGGCCGGATCAGGCAGGCTGCTTCGTGCGGCTCGAGCTCGCGGGTGTTACGCGCTGCCAGCCTGCCACCAGGCCCTGGCGGCCGAAAAAGGGACAACCATGGCTTCGATGTCTTTGACCGAGCCGCCCAGCCCATCAGCCGCGAACCCCTAGTTCGCTAGCCACCGTCGCAGAAGCGCGGCCATCCCGATTTCGCATTTTGTTTCTTCTCGGCGCAGCACGCGATCAACACCGAGCCCGGCGCGCGGCCAACTGGTGCGGGTGGAGGAACAGGCGGCAACGAAATCGGGTTCTGACGCATCCGACGAGGTGCGGAGAGTGCGGTAGCCGGCGGCGCGTGAACAGGGCAGCTGGCGGCGCATGAGCATGAGCAAGGGCAGTTCAGTTGGAGGCGCAGCCACGCAGGGGAAGGCAGGTTCGCGAGAATTCGCGATGGTCGATGATCCAAGTTCGTAGCTTAGCGGATGAGAGAGCCTGAGATATGCCTCAACTCACCCGTTCTTCACTGTGCCTGAGCGCTAACCAAACAAAATGAAGCAAGCCACACGCGTCTTTTTTTGTGCGACCTGACCTAATAAGAGTAGCCTGATAAGCGCAGCCATCGACGGCAATCGAGAGAGATTTTGTTTAACCATAGGTTGGTCGATGTTGTATGATTTTGCAGAGATATATGGTCAAGTGGCTCTCAGTTTGCAGAGATGCTGAAAGGCAGTTGAGGTATGCATCATTCAGACAGCGATCTGAGTGAGACCGGCCGATGTATATTATCCAGAGATCACATGTTCACGTTCACATCACCCTGCTAATTTGAGCAGAGCTTCAGTTCAATGTCTTTCGTTAGCTAGTAGCAGGTGTACCCTGGTTCCAGCCACTGAGTGAGGAGGATGTTCTGCAGAGGCGGCAAAGTCATCAGCGAAGTAAGCAAACTGAACTGAAGAATCATGAAAGGAACTCGTCAACAAAGTCCTAAGTCAATCTCATTTGTTCCGCTAAGAATACCGGTCAAAACCCTTTCAAATTGGGCATGTCATATATACATACAAATCATAATGTTGCTGGATGGCTATTAGGCAATGCAGTCTTTACAGAATAACCTGAAAGTAATTTTCCATCATAAATAAGGGGAGGAGGGCCACGGTTGTACTTTTGGTTTAGAACATTATTATTTGCAGGCTTTTTTTTTGGAAAGAAACTTATTATTTGCTGGTATTAGAAAAACCCCAAAGCTCTTTGTGAGTGTGTATAAGTAGAGCCCCTTGACATGTAAGTatattttttccattttttttccGTTAAAAATCTTGAATCGGAACATCATTACAACTTTATTATAGCCATATAATAATTGATAAAAGGTGGGACGCAAAATTGCACATATGGAATAAATAGTCTAGGTTCATCCGTCCATGTGTATTTACTCCATACTAATACTGTCATATTGACATGATTGATCAATCTGAAGGGCTCGAAACACTGTGGTAAGAAAAATTCTGAAGATTTACAGCACACCAACCCTACTCTACATATGTCTGTTGATCTACAAACACTCCAAACTTTGAACAGTATACACTTCAAACTATGAACAGTGTATATATTGTGATTATATATATGGTTCATCAAAATGCTGCCCTCGCTGCACTGCGTGCTGCTTCCCGCCTTATCTCTGCTTCTTTCCCGCTTCCTCGGAAGTACAGGTAAACACGCTGCAGGATGCAAAGCTTACAGTTCAGAACCAATTGAAGGTATCAAGAGATGAATAGAAAAGCAGTAGGCAGTAACTTCACCTGAATGACCCACATGCTTAACAAAGACTCCAGGCAGAACAATGCAAAGCCAATGAAGTAGAAGATCTGCAGGTCAAAATAGTTTAACATGCAACAGAGTTCTTGTTGTGCCCAGAAATCATGTTATGCGAGACATGAATTTATTTTTGATGTATGTTCACTTGTCTTTGCAGGAAATATAGGTACTATGCAGTGGAATTCTGATTTACTGGATTCAGACTGGGCAATAGCGGTAAACTCACTCACCCCAACAATGACGCTGTCACCAATCAAGCTGATTGCTGGAAAAATCCCGCTGCACGGCGAGTAGACAGGTGGAAGAAAATTACATTACAATTCACAGGACTTTTCGAGAAAGAAAGATGTTGGAACAATAGCGAAAAGTGTAAAAGAATGTATAACTCACGTTAATGATTTTCCCACAAAGAGAATTGAAGGAGAAACAGCTGCATACACACAGAAGGCGATATGAACCTGTGTGTGGGGTCAGCATGAGCATGTGAGATGCATAGGCTTATCGGTAACACATTCTAATACAGCAATGTTACCGAAAGCTCACCAAGTAGAAGAGGAAAAACCATCCAAATTTAAGAGCACTCTCATTCCTGTACACATGTGTTGTAGACAGAAACTATATGAGGCTATGCAATGCTTAATACGTCTTCAAAGTTTAAACCCATTAAATGAAATATTAGGCCCCCTTTGGAACACGGGATTCTTTTCCCGTTCCTGCGTTTTTTCTGCGAAAAATGAACTGAATCCTGTGAAATTCCTATggaattcctgtgaaattcctgcgttccaaaatGGCCCTTATTTATAGGGAGGAAACAACTTATGGGTAACATTGAATTTACCTCATGGCACGGTACAGTGTCCGGTACCAAAGGTAGTAGGCACCAGGGCATCCAAGAATGAAGTATATGATTGCAAGAAACCATATCTTAGGACCTGCATCAAGGAACAAAATAGCACACCTTTTTTAGATAATAATAAAATTAAATTGCCCTCGCCTCTGCATCAACAGATGCACATGGCTGTTATACACGTCGCTTATGAGCGCATGAGTAGAAAGAGCAATGTTTTATCGGCATACCTGACCCTTTTGCCCAGGCAGCGGTAACACAGATTATGTTCCAAAACAGGCATAAGACCAACCCTAtcagacatatatgatatatcaGGATACACATTAATTTAACTTTTTTGTATTATAATGAAGGTATCCTTATTGCGTGGAGACAACATGAAGCACAGGCAAGTACTTAGAATGGCATTTCAGATAAAGGACAAAAGAAAACGTACCTAAGAGTGACGCAAATGCGACATACAGTGTTCTTTGCAGATGAACAGGTATCTCATTGCCAATATCATTATGAATGATGGGGAAAAATGGTGGCCAATTCTTCTCTTCCAATACAATGCCAGCTGCAAGAGAACATGGATAACGATGCTATTATTGTTAATGAAAGGAAGTCTTTGCGAATGACGTCAAAAAATAGCAAAGCGACGTCATATGATGAACTCTGAAACTCCACCTCGTGCTGCAGCATCTTCTCGCCTTCTTATTTCCTACATGGAGCAGAGCTAGGTTTAACAGAGAAATCAACAATCTGGGGCAATATACAAGGTACGCAATAGTTTCTACTAAAGTTTTGCGCCATAGTATGTTAGACCAAAGACCATTTCCACAAAATCATCAAGAACAGCATGCTGATGCCAACTATTCCAGTCTCTGTATTGGATCCAGTTACCTTCTCACGCCTGTTCAACTCGGCCTCCTTGGCCAGGAGCTCCTTCTCCCTTGTCTTCATGTCCTATGTGCATGGACAACCAAGCAAGAAGGATTACCATGTTACTAGAATTACGTCGATAACATCCATCTAGTGGCATGAATAGTCGCAACTACCTTGTTTGTGTCCATGGGGATATCCACTGGGGTAGCAAAGTCATTGTAGAAGTCAGCAGGTTCAGGAGGAAGAGGCGAAAGGCGTGTGCTAGGAGGAGCAGAAGGGCGTTGTGATTGCTGCGTGAACGCAATGTTGTATTCGCATGATCATCCAGCTAAAGCATTTTATTTTACTTTTTTGTCACTGAAACATTCCGTGCATTGCAGACTCACCGTCGTGTAGAACGCGCCACCGGAATAGCTGGACTGAGCAGTTGATCCTCCTCTTTTAGCTTGGTCCTGGAGAATAGAGCAGCATGAGTGCAGAATTGCAATTAACCTAATTCCTGTTGTTCCTGAAAACACCTCACTACCGAAAAGAAAAATGACCTGCTTTATTTATGGCATAGATGCTTATTTTCTCGTAATCGAGAATGTGTTAGCATGCATCACATGCAACCTTCATTTCTTTTAAATTTTGTTGTCATTAGCAGCACACAAGTACTCCTCTAACTTGTTTAAAAAAAATGGAACGCTAATAAGTACTTGGGCATACATAGTATGAAATTCAAGCAATTTTCATGGTCATGGGCTCATCATTATACAAGGAACAGTGCTAAACTTTTTTGCAGGAAACGTTAATAAGGACTTGAGCATACATAGTATGAACTCTAAGTCTGTAAGTACAAGGAACAGGGCTTGCAAGCAACTAGGAAGGCGCAGGGGGGCTATATCAGTATCAGTATATGGTTAACCTATTACCAGCAGTAAGCCGGTAACAGGATTTTCCTCGAATCCTTCACTCGGAAGTTTGAgaataaatttgaattttaagaAGGTAGCCGATCACAACTCACTGGCATCTGTGTGTTAAAGGCCACTTTTCCCCATTAGGTTGGTGCATacagttcgagaaaaaaaaatgataCAATAAAAACTCTATCGGTCTCCTAGGCCGGTGATTTAGCTCAGATCCCCTGCATGATCATGTTTGTGTAGAAAGTCCAACA harbors:
- the LOC136523375 gene encoding secretory carrier-associated membrane protein 4-like, coding for MAGRSRYDNPFEEGGADEVNPFADQAKRGGSTAQSSYSGGAFYTTQSQRPSAPPSTRLSPLPPEPADFYNDFATPVDIPMDTNKDMKTREKELLAKEAELNRREKEIRRREDAAARAGIVLEEKNWPPFFPIIHNDIGNEIPVHLQRTLYVAFASLLGLVLCLFWNIICVTAAWAKGSGPKIWFLAIIYFILGCPGAYYLWYRTLYRAMRNESALKFGWFFLFYLVHIAFCVYAAVSPSILFVGKSLTGIFPAISLIGDSVIVGIFYFIGFALFCLESLLSMWVIQRVYLYFRGSGKEAEIRREAARSAARAAF